From Aspergillus luchuensis IFO 4308 DNA, chromosome 2, nearly complete sequence:
TCACGGGACGCTTCGAGAGCCTGCACCTTGCGTTCGTAGTGGCCAGCCTTGACGTCGGTTTGGCGGAGCCTAGAGCACGAGCATAGTCAGTATATGTGTTGCTCCGTTGCGGACACGTAAGAAATGCGGTGCGGGGAGGGGGCGGAAATGGGAAATAAACGTACTTCTCGTTGGTCTCCCGGAGGTTCCGGTCAGCATCCtcggcctcttcttccagaagttGCAGACGGCGCTGGAGAGCCTCGTTCTGAGTATCGTGCTGAGCGCTCTGGTTGGCAGAATCCTTGGCCTCCTTAAGAGCGGTCTCGAGCTTCTCGACCTCACCCTCCAGAAGTTGGTTCCGGTGGTTGAGGGATGTgatctcctgctccttggcGAGGTTCTCCTGCTCCAGCGTCTTGACCTTGCTCTTAAgctcctcaaccttctcctGGGCCTCCTCGGCCTCGAGGCGGAGGTTGTTCATTCTCTAGAATCATGGTGGTCAGTCTTCGGATATTTCCAGTTTATTTACACATTTCTGTTTGTGGTAATGAAGATAGATGGATCATAATGAGTGATGCGGTGGGAGACATAAGAACGCATGTGGTGGTGCATGTTGCAGTTCCAGGCAGCTTAGAAGCTACCCCGCCAacagggggaggggaagggaaaggaatcTCACCTCCTTGATCTTATCCATGTTGGGCAGTTATTTGCAGTGAAGGAACGGGGAATATGTATGGTAGAAAGTAGATGTTTCgatgggttggggatgcGGGACGGCTTTCGCTCAGCGATAAACCAGACAGAGATGCAGTAGGGAAGCAAGTAGTCAAAAGGACAAATGGGTTTTGGGTTTaagggagaaaggaagagaagtggaggagggccTTTCAGGTAAGGTTGACTTTCTTGCCTGGCCTGGCGGTCAGCCGCGACTAGTGGTTGGGCCCGATCCATTTTTGGTATGGTAGGGGATGCCATCGCCCCCCCTGGATGGGCAGTGCCACAGTTGCTGTGGCTGATACTTTACCGTCCCGGTGTTACGGAATACAGTCAGTTGTATTGTCTCCACGGGCAACCGCCACGAAAACATCTCGGTTGCGTGACGCTGCATCTAGAACCATGTCGACAAGCTCCGCTCTCCTTCCTTCAGTGCTGACGCGCCGCTTCCAGCACCTTTAGCTCCGACCTCCAGTATAACCTACGCCAATCGATCTTCGCTCGTTGAATGAGCCGTGTGAATACATAACTGCCACCATGTTGGCTGTACGCGACCAAGAAAACCTGGTCCACTCTCACCAGACCGTTGCCGCGTCGAAACCACTCAATCAAGGCGTGAGACATTTGCAACCCAAGACCCCCGGCGCTCGAGTACCAAAAACGCCATTTAAAGTCCCTTTGAAGAATGATGAGAACGATCCGCTGGCTTTTGGGAAGAAAACCGTGAAGGGGGGTAAACAGAAGGAGAATATCAACTTGACCACGAAAAATGCCTTCATCACTCCGGCGGGTACGTAATGGGAATCTACGACCATGTTCAAGTCGCATGACTTGATCCTTGCTATTCGCTATTCATGAGACTAACACACTTTGCAGCAGATCCTCGTCAGCGTGCCCCTCTCGGCATGAAGACGACAAATGCCAAAGCCAGGGGATTGCAGACGCCAGCCCCTCCTGGAGGGACGGTGAAGCCTGACAGGACCATCAAAAGAGGTTCTACGCAGAGAGCGAAGAAATTTGCTCCCTTTGTAGAGCCAAGTCAGCCAGAGGTCCAGGCGAAACCGGTAGAAGATGATGTCCCTGACATTGAGTATATGCCCCCTAAGCCCAAAGGTCAGTAGTCCTTTCGCGGGGTTCTCGCAGAGATATCAAGGGGCTCGTTGTGTCTGACTTATCGCAGATCTTCCTGACATCCCGGACGATGTCACTTATGATACCACCTTTCCGCAATTCCAGCCCAAAAATCTCGCCTTAGGACTGGAAAGTGTGTATGGTGATAATGAGGTTGGCCCCGATGGGCTCACTAAACGCGAGCGGAAATTTCAAGAAGATTCAGCTGCTTGCGACAGAATGGTTGAGGAAATGATTCGAAAGCAAGTCGAGAGCATTGGCTTCGAAGAAACATACGAGACCGTTCCAATTGAGGAGCCGCCTGCAGCGGACGCTACTCAACGCCAAATTCAAACGCGTTCACGAACGAGAGCGGCCAACAACAAGACGAAACATACCAGCAATATCTCCACCATCCGAGCtcgtgatgctgctgctgccttgtcCGGGACACAGCGTTCTGTTCCACGCACCAGACCGGCTGTTTCGGCCAAGCCTAGGGTTACTTCTGCCTTGTTCCCGTCTAAAAAACCAAGAGAACCGACCAATCCATCGATTATGCGTCAAACGGCCGCTGCTGCAACTTCCCAAACGACGGTGGGATATAGTAGGGGCCGGGAAGTGTCGACCAAGTTACATGGCAGGACGGCCAGTCCAACAGAGCTGGAGACAGTCCCCCAAGGAATACTATCACCCGATACCTATCTGCAGCCCTGTGGAACTCCACCATTGATCGCCGACACGATTGGGCTAGACTTGGAGAATGCGGAGGGGCTTCCGAcatttgatgaagatgaagaagctcagaaCTTTCAATTAACGCTGTGACGTGAGATGTGTGAAGAACCAAGGCGAATACAGAGGTCTACTTCCGGCGTATTATATGGGATTTTATGGGTTCATGTTATTGGTAGTTGAGTGGTGTTCTTTGGTTTCCCGGTTTACTTTTATGTGTCTTCCATGTTTCGTTGCACTCGCCAACGTGTAAGTATTCTTTTCCTGACTGGCAAGAACAGtcatggaaaaagaaacctcACGGAGGCAGCGAGATGGAGCACGGGACTTGAAAGGGGGGGGGGCGTTCTAGAAAGTTATGATGTATCTATTTACGATGGGGGTTACAGTGTTATCCTGTTATGACTTGACGAGTCCCACGGAAGACCCCGGCGTGGGGCTTGTCCCTATTTGAGCATGAAATTGGGCTGTATGATTAATAGCCAGAATATTCGTAATGGACCCTCCTGTAGTGGGTGTTGCCGGCCCTCAAACAGTGGTTCCCTCCCAGGCTAACCGTTTGATGGCTCAATTGATTAAGCTGCTTTAAGGGGCAACTTCACTTGCAACGCCCATGACTAAGCCCACTGGACCAAGCAAAAGGGGCCACGCACCGCAGTTGGGTTTCAGACCCGAGGAAAAGACCGAATGCCAACCTTGGATGGGGAAGTTGAGATCGtttataaagatagtaaCTGGTTAGGAGGTGTCCTGGTCCCCGACCGCGGAACGTGAGAAGGTTGTTCCTGTTCTAGGTCGGTTTGCAATCAGCCAAATAAAGGACCTTCGGTTGTGAGGAGTGCTTTTTGGCACTTGAcgcaagaaagagagaagagagagagagagcccCAATATAACTAACTACCAACTACTAATTAATCgatactactaactaactaatctaTGCGACGCTCACCGCTTGTCCTCCCGGGCGAGACCCAGTTGGACTGGACCACTTCGTCTAGAATCAATCCTTGGAAACTTGTCCAAGCAATCAacacttcttctcccagccTTACAGCaaaagctgctgctgctgcaggagtGTTCATGTAGTGGTGGTTCAGTTACTTTTATCATCATGTTATCACCCAGATAAATATAACGAATGCCTGTTCAAACCCCTGTAGCATCACTCGATAAAATTAGTAGACCAATTACAGAAcgagaggaggaagttctCATGTTCTTTGCTTAGGCGCAGTCTTCCGAACCCTGGCGGTTGATCAGTTGCTCAAGCAATAATCCACTCGCTCCCGCCTCACAAGCAATCCtgttcttccctcttttctccaattccctctcctcttccccttctctttctcctcccacctctcctcctccctctccctccccctccccctctccctctcgaCAATTCG
This genomic window contains:
- a CDS encoding tropomyosin (BUSCO:EOG09264XUV;~COG:Z;~EggNog:ENOG410PNPX;~InterPro:IPR000533;~PFAM:PF12718) codes for the protein MDKIKERMNNLRLEAEEAQEKVEELKSKVKTLEQENLAKEQEITSLNHRNQLLEGEVEKLETALKEAKDSANQSAQHDTQNEALQRRLQLLEEEAEDADRNLRETNEKLRQTDVKAGHYERKVQALEASRDQWESKYEEMAKKYAELQKDLHDLEVSISNV
- a CDS encoding uncharacterized protein (COG:S;~EggNog:ENOG410PQ8N) → MLAVRDQENLVHSHQTVAASKPLNQGVRHLQPKTPGARVPKTPFKVPLKNDENDPLAFGKKTVKGGKQKENINLTTKNAFITPAADPRQRAPLGMKTTNAKARGLQTPAPPGGTVKPDRTIKRGSTQRAKKFAPFVEPSQPEVQAKPVEDDVPDIEYMPPKPKDLPDIPDDVTYDTTFPQFQPKNLALGLESVYGDNEVGPDGLTKRERKFQEDSAACDRMVEEMIRKQVESIGFEETYETVPIEEPPAADATQRQIQTRSRTRAANNKTKHTSNISTIRARDAAAALSGTQRSVPRTRPAVSAKPRVTSALFPSKKPREPTNPSIMRQTAAAATSQTTVGYSRGREVSTKLHGRTASPTELETVPQGILSPDTYLQPCGTPPLIADTIGLDLENAEGLPTFDEDEEAQNFQLTL